The sequence ACGACGTAGGCCATCAGGAAACCACCGATCAGGCCGCCAATGTGCCCGGCCAGGTCGATCCCCGGCACAAAAAGATCGGTAACCACGTTTAAGATTACCAAGATCAAAAACTGGCGCGCCAGCAGGCGGATGGCCTGGTTGTCACGGAAGGACTCGCCCAGCATCAGGAAGGCCCCGAACAGCCCAAAGAGTGCCGTGCTGGCCCCCGCTGAAATGCCATTGGAAAGCCAAAGGGCGCTCAACAGGTTCCCGCTAATGGCACTGACAAAGTAGAGAACCGCCATCCGCCAATGACCAAACAGCTGCTCAATGTACATCCCAATGAAGTACAGGGTGATGCTGTTGATCAGAATATGGGTAAAGCCAATGTGAACAAAGACCGGCGTGATCAGGCGCCACCACTGGCCGGCCAGCAGTAATTGCGGCTGCAGGGCCCCGAAACGAATCAGGACTGCCGAGTTGGTGGAACCTCCCGCCAAGGTCATCGCCAGGTAGACAAGGACCTGGATGGCGATCAGGGTAATGGTCACGGGCGCCTTTGCCCATTC comes from Limosilactobacillus sp. and encodes:
- a CDS encoding rhomboid family intramembrane serine protease yields the protein MRSREWAKAPVTITLIAIQVLVYLAMTLAGGSTNSAVLIRFGALQPQLLLAGQWWRLITPVFVHIGFTHILINSITLYFIGMYIEQLFGHWRMAVLYFVSAISGNLLSALWLSNGISAGASTALFGLFGAFLMLGESFRDNQAIRLLARQFLILVILNVVTDLFVPGIDLAGHIGGLIGGFLMAYVVGAPRIGHVPPVKRVLAAAVLVIGMVGLFMEMG